The Engystomops pustulosus chromosome 4, aEngPut4.maternal, whole genome shotgun sequence genome contains a region encoding:
- the LOC140126068 gene encoding sushi domain-containing protein 3-like isoform X2, which yields MEGEASAPALCPALIAPPGGSFHIFEAAERSLGSVALFRCQEGFQLLGHYKLRCQKRGDGLRWSHQEPQCQGISPAAHKGFRLAVIISMVSCFIILTMFVAFTVCCVRERQHSLEGAEPGSRSDPRPGFPMETPERVISRSTLSYSLRESALYSSVAFKGPNGFENCGFQT from the exons ATGGAGGGGGAGGCATCAG CACCGGCGCTGTGTCCTGCACTCATAGCGCCCCCTGGTGGATCTTTCCACATATTTGAAGCTGCAGAACGTTCCTTGGGTTCGGTGGCTTTGTTCCGCTGCCAGGAAGGATTCCAGCTCCTGGGACATTACAAGCTGAGATGTCAGAAGAGAGGAGACGGCCTCCGGTGGAGTCATCAGGAGCCCCAATGTCAGG GCATCTCACCGGCGGCTCATAAAGGTTTCCGTCTGGCGGTCATCATCTCCATGGTCAGCTGTTTCATAATCCTCACCATGTTCGTCGCCTTCACCGTCTGCTGCGTCCGCGAGCGACAGCACAGCCTAGAGGGGGCGGAGCCTGGTAGCAG GAGCGATCCCAGGCCAGGATTCCCCATGGAGACCCCGGAGCGAGTCATTAGCAGAAGCACCCTCTCTTACAGCCTCAGGGAGTCCGCACTCTACAGTTCTGTCGCCTTTAAGGGCCCAAACGGGTTTGAAAATTGCGGATTTCAAAcgtaa
- the LOC140126068 gene encoding uncharacterized protein isoform X1, translating into MAKASDITAPKDTCSSVTRWEMLRDLVHHQEDLKSNMTPITVSMIFVILPGINPFGAAEDANKTQDAAIPVPNNASAPALCPALIAPPGGSFHIFEAAERSLGSVALFRCQEGFQLLGHYKLRCQKRGDGLRWSHQEPQCQGISPAAHKGFRLAVIISMVSCFIILTMFVAFTVCCVRERQHSLEGAEPGSRSDPRPGFPMETPERVISRSTLSYSLRESALYSSVAFKGPNGFENCGFQT; encoded by the exons ATGGCTAAGGCGAGTGATATTACAGCACCCAAGGACACCTGCTCATCGGTGACAAGATGGGAGATGCTGAGGGACCTGGTACATCATCAGGAGGACCTTAAAAGTAACATGACGCCCATTACAGTGTCTATGATCTTTGTGATTTTACCCGGAATTAACCCATTTGGAGCCGCAGAGGATGCAAATAAGACGCAGGACGCGGCGATACCCGTCCCTAATAACGCCTCAG CACCGGCGCTGTGTCCTGCACTCATAGCGCCCCCTGGTGGATCTTTCCACATATTTGAAGCTGCAGAACGTTCCTTGGGTTCGGTGGCTTTGTTCCGCTGCCAGGAAGGATTCCAGCTCCTGGGACATTACAAGCTGAGATGTCAGAAGAGAGGAGACGGCCTCCGGTGGAGTCATCAGGAGCCCCAATGTCAGG GCATCTCACCGGCGGCTCATAAAGGTTTCCGTCTGGCGGTCATCATCTCCATGGTCAGCTGTTTCATAATCCTCACCATGTTCGTCGCCTTCACCGTCTGCTGCGTCCGCGAGCGACAGCACAGCCTAGAGGGGGCGGAGCCTGGTAGCAG GAGCGATCCCAGGCCAGGATTCCCCATGGAGACCCCGGAGCGAGTCATTAGCAGAAGCACCCTCTCTTACAGCCTCAGGGAGTCCGCACTCTACAGTTCTGTCGCCTTTAAGGGCCCAAACGGGTTTGAAAATTGCGGATTTCAAAcgtaa